One stretch of Streptomyces agglomeratus DNA includes these proteins:
- a CDS encoding IS481 family transposase — protein sequence MPHRNAPLTETGRLRLARCVVEDGWPLRRAAERFQVSTTTAQRWAGRYRVLGEAGMADLSSRPHHSPRRTPTRTERRIIKVRLLRRWGPARIAHLLGLVPSTVHRVLTRFKLARLTHLDRATGRAVRRYERSTPGELVHVDIKKLGNIPDGGGHKALGRQAGRKTRSGAGYSYIHTAVDDHSRLAYSEIHDDEKKETATAFWTRANAFFTTAGITVERVLTDNGSCYRSRDWHDALAAAGIAHKRTRPYRPQTNGKVERLNRTLLDEWAYARPYRSEQERRDTFPHWLHTYNHHRGHTALAGKPPASRVPNLTGQYS from the coding sequence ATGCCCCACCGTAATGCACCCCTGACCGAGACCGGACGACTGCGGCTCGCCCGCTGCGTGGTCGAGGACGGATGGCCCCTGCGCCGGGCCGCCGAACGCTTCCAGGTCTCGACCACCACCGCCCAGCGGTGGGCCGGCCGCTACCGAGTTCTGGGCGAGGCCGGGATGGCGGACCTTTCCTCCCGCCCGCATCACAGTCCCCGGCGAACCCCGACCCGCACCGAACGCCGGATCATCAAGGTGCGCCTCCTGCGTCGCTGGGGACCGGCCCGGATCGCTCACCTGCTCGGCCTGGTCCCCTCGACCGTGCACCGTGTCCTGACCCGCTTCAAACTGGCCCGCCTGACCCACCTGGACCGGGCCACCGGCCGGGCAGTGCGCCGCTACGAACGCTCCACACCAGGCGAGTTGGTACACGTGGACATCAAGAAACTCGGCAACATCCCCGATGGCGGAGGCCACAAGGCGCTCGGCCGCCAGGCCGGCCGCAAGACACGGTCCGGCGCCGGCTACAGCTACATCCACACCGCCGTCGACGACCACTCCCGCCTCGCCTACAGCGAGATCCACGACGACGAGAAGAAGGAAACCGCGACCGCCTTCTGGACCCGGGCGAACGCGTTCTTCACCACCGCCGGGATCACCGTCGAGCGCGTCCTGACCGACAACGGCTCCTGCTACCGCTCACGCGACTGGCACGATGCCCTGGCGGCGGCCGGGATCGCCCACAAGCGAACCCGGCCCTACCGGCCGCAGACCAACGGCAAGGTCGAACGCCTCAACCGCACCCTGCTCGACGAATGGGCCTACGCCCGCCCCTACCGATCAGAACAAGAACGACGCGACACCTTCCCACACTGGCTCCACACCTACAATCACCACCGCGGACACACCGCGCTCGCAGGCAAACCACCCGCCAGCCGCGTCCCCAACCTCACAGGGCAATACAGCTAG
- a CDS encoding SDR family NAD(P)-dependent oxidoreductase, with protein sequence MADERVVIVTGGGTGIGAATARLLRAAGHRVVVSGRRPEPLRRLAEETGALAHPSDTADPDAVRGLVDATVAAYGRVDGLVLNAGIGRSGAVGDLSEEDWEAVMRTNVTGPFLLLRAALPHLLETRGAVVAVASVSALRNGVANAAYATSKAALLQLCRSLAVDYGQFGLRANTVCPSWVRTEMADRRMARFAEEAGLGKAGEGGVEAAYEEATRLLPGRRPGEAAEVAEAIGWLLSPAASYVNGAVLTVDGGVTALDPGTAAFDFRIEARERG encoded by the coding sequence ATGGCGGACGAGCGAGTTGTCATTGTCACCGGGGGCGGGACGGGCATCGGCGCCGCCACCGCGCGGCTGCTCCGCGCAGCCGGGCACCGGGTGGTCGTCTCGGGGCGCCGGCCCGAGCCGCTGCGGCGCCTCGCCGAGGAGACCGGAGCGCTGGCCCACCCGTCCGACACCGCCGACCCGGACGCGGTCCGCGGGCTCGTGGACGCGACCGTGGCCGCCTACGGGCGGGTGGACGGACTCGTGCTCAACGCGGGAATCGGCCGCTCCGGAGCCGTGGGAGACCTGTCGGAAGAGGACTGGGAGGCGGTCATGCGCACCAACGTCACCGGCCCCTTCCTGCTGCTGCGCGCCGCGCTGCCGCATCTGTTGGAGACGCGGGGCGCGGTCGTCGCCGTCGCGTCGGTTTCGGCGCTCCGCAACGGCGTGGCCAACGCCGCGTACGCCACGTCCAAGGCCGCTCTGCTCCAGCTCTGCCGCTCGCTCGCCGTCGACTACGGGCAGTTCGGGCTGCGCGCCAACACCGTGTGCCCCAGCTGGGTGCGCACCGAGATGGCCGACCGGCGGATGGCGCGGTTCGCCGAGGAGGCAGGGCTGGGGAAGGCCGGCGAAGGCGGCGTGGAGGCGGCGTACGAGGAAGCGACCCGGCTGTTGCCGGGGCGACGGCCCGGGGAGGCGGCCGAGGTCGCCGAGGCGATCGGCTGGCTGCTCTCGCCCGCCGCGTCCTACGTCAACGGCGCGGTGCTGACGGTCGACGGCGGGGTGACGGCGCTCGACCCCGGGACCGCCGCGTTCGACTTCCGCATCGAAGCACGAGAGCGCGGCTGA
- a CDS encoding ATP-binding SpoIIE family protein phosphatase: MEGVVPRQRAVSGRIPLAVVVVGGDGLVSHWSSGAQRLFGHRGEDAVGALAADLLPISGALTSPYEYDARAEGSDRPPGGGVAGHLTSGRAKCPRPGGAKASDSDSGSLDVLWWAYPLAIPGPERLLVLAADASRLGGDGEPHRRVAPGFALHTEFPGAGRLADRLPDILPRMGPATAGRIVSQVLELGYPVLEMSTYERVPVTPDWGVPRYRERRPGPALAHGGPPASEGPPAGAGPGRHEDRLQDRGSGLLPDAHQDPDQDPHQDRDHDRDPHQDHAQDHADAPDHAPDRDPLDQDLEHAAVRERLEFLNEVSGRIGSSLDLSRTIREVTSAAVPRFADFAGTHLRVQILAGEGFPDGPPDVTTAWRRVWVEHNDEPGRWDDTVPVGEEMTFPERTPFFQCMVTGEPVLLPHIGPDLSERIAGRFEKRDLRPLIGGRSLLVVPLTARTVVLGFMVLMRRPGREPFTDMDRTTGAELAARAGLVLDNARMYAHQQQVAETLQESMLPQVEPRTAGCDIATRYLPGTALGRVGGDWFDTVRLPGSRTALVVGDVVGHGLHAAAMMGQLRTAVHTMAVLDIPPAQLLRNLDDLAGRLGPRYLATCLYAVYDPVAGELLISSAGHLPPVLVRADSGRAELVDVPGGALIGLGGVPFGTARVRVSPGDRLVLCTDGLVEVRGEDIGIGLAALCESAAHPAASMDEACDTIIRTLAVSTAPESGGRKDDIALLMARLNGLPDGDTTTWRLEPTAADVGRARRLVDGQLERWGLPELADTTRLLVSEVVTNAVRHAGGRPVELRLVRADTLLCEVSDGDHTLPALRDAGPDEERGRGLGLVSRLAQRWGASHSGPGKVVWFEQALPPGARRDAASG, from the coding sequence ATGGAAGGTGTGGTTCCACGGCAGCGCGCCGTGTCCGGCAGGATTCCGCTCGCGGTCGTGGTGGTGGGCGGCGACGGCCTGGTCTCGCACTGGAGCTCCGGCGCGCAGCGGCTCTTCGGCCACCGCGGGGAGGACGCCGTGGGAGCCCTCGCCGCCGACCTGCTGCCCATCTCCGGCGCCCTGACCTCGCCGTACGAGTACGACGCCCGCGCCGAGGGCTCCGACCGGCCGCCCGGCGGCGGTGTCGCGGGGCACCTCACGTCGGGGCGCGCCAAATGCCCCCGGCCGGGCGGGGCGAAGGCGTCAGACTCCGATTCCGGATCGCTGGACGTGCTGTGGTGGGCGTACCCGCTGGCCATACCCGGACCCGAGCGGCTGCTGGTGCTGGCCGCCGACGCCTCACGGCTGGGCGGCGACGGCGAGCCGCACCGCCGGGTCGCCCCCGGTTTCGCCCTGCACACGGAGTTCCCGGGGGCGGGCCGGCTCGCCGACCGGCTGCCCGACATCCTGCCCCGCATGGGCCCGGCCACGGCGGGCCGGATCGTGTCGCAGGTGCTCGAACTGGGCTATCCCGTACTGGAGATGAGTACGTATGAACGTGTCCCGGTCACACCCGACTGGGGCGTACCCCGGTACCGCGAGCGCCGTCCCGGCCCGGCCCTGGCACACGGCGGCCCGCCGGCCTCCGAAGGACCCCCGGCGGGTGCGGGCCCCGGCCGGCACGAGGACCGCTTGCAGGACCGGGGGAGCGGCCTCTTACCGGACGCGCACCAGGACCCAGACCAGGACCCGCACCAAGACCGTGACCACGACCGGGACCCGCACCAGGACCACGCTCAGGACCACGCCGACGCCCCCGACCATGCCCCCGACCGGGACCCGCTCGACCAGGACCTCGAACACGCCGCCGTCCGTGAGCGGCTGGAGTTCCTCAACGAGGTGAGCGGCCGAATCGGCAGCTCGCTCGACCTGAGCCGGACGATCCGCGAGGTCACCAGCGCAGCCGTACCGCGCTTCGCGGACTTCGCCGGCACTCACCTGCGCGTACAGATCCTCGCCGGCGAGGGATTCCCGGACGGGCCGCCGGACGTGACCACGGCCTGGCGCCGGGTGTGGGTCGAGCACAACGACGAGCCGGGCCGCTGGGACGACACCGTTCCCGTCGGGGAGGAGATGACCTTCCCGGAGAGGACCCCGTTCTTCCAGTGCATGGTGACCGGGGAGCCCGTCCTCCTCCCGCACATCGGGCCCGACCTGAGCGAGCGCATCGCCGGCCGGTTCGAAAAGCGGGACCTGCGCCCCCTGATCGGCGGCCGGTCGCTGCTCGTCGTACCGCTCACCGCGCGCACGGTCGTCCTGGGCTTCATGGTGCTCATGCGCCGTCCCGGCCGCGAACCCTTCACCGACATGGACCGCACAACCGGCGCCGAGCTCGCCGCCCGCGCCGGACTCGTCCTGGACAACGCCCGCATGTACGCGCACCAGCAGCAGGTGGCCGAGACGCTCCAGGAGAGCATGCTCCCCCAGGTCGAGCCCCGCACGGCGGGGTGCGACATCGCCACCCGCTACCTGCCGGGCACGGCGCTCGGCCGGGTCGGCGGGGACTGGTTCGACACCGTCCGGCTGCCCGGTTCCCGTACCGCGCTGGTCGTGGGGGACGTGGTGGGACACGGACTGCACGCGGCGGCCATGATGGGCCAGCTGCGTACGGCCGTACACACCATGGCCGTGCTGGACATCCCGCCGGCGCAGCTGCTGCGCAACCTCGACGACCTGGCGGGCCGGCTCGGACCCCGCTACCTCGCCACCTGCCTGTACGCGGTCTACGACCCCGTCGCGGGCGAGCTGCTGATCTCCAGCGCGGGCCATCTGCCGCCCGTGCTCGTACGGGCCGACAGCGGGCGCGCGGAGCTGGTCGACGTGCCCGGCGGCGCGCTGATCGGCCTCGGAGGTGTGCCGTTCGGCACGGCCCGGGTCCGGGTGTCGCCCGGCGACCGGCTGGTGCTGTGCACGGACGGGCTGGTCGAGGTGCGCGGTGAGGACATCGGCATCGGCCTGGCGGCCCTGTGCGAGTCGGCGGCGCACCCGGCCGCCTCGATGGACGAGGCGTGCGACACGATCATCCGGACGCTGGCCGTGTCGACGGCCCCGGAGTCCGGCGGGCGCAAGGACGACATCGCGCTGCTGATGGCCCGGCTGAACGGTCTGCCGGACGGCGACACGACGACCTGGCGGCTGGAGCCCACGGCCGCCGACGTGGGCCGGGCCCGGCGGCTGGTGGACGGGCAACTGGAGCGCTGGGGGCTGCCGGAGCTGGCCGACACCACCCGGCTGCTGGTCAGCGAGGTCGTCACCAACGCGGTGCGGCACGCGGGCGGGCGGCCCGTGGAACTGCGTCTGGTGCGCGCCGACACCCTGCTGTGCGAGGTGTCCGACGGGGACCACACGCTCCCGGCGCTGCGGGACGCCGGGCCGGACGAGGAGCGCGGGCGCGGTCTCGGGCTGGTGAGCCGGCTCGCGCAGCGGTGGGGAGCGAGCCACTCGGGGCCTGGGAAGGTGGTGTGGTTCGAGCAGGCGCTGCCGCCGGGGGCGCGCCGGGACGCTGCGAGCGGATGA
- a CDS encoding SpoIIE family protein phosphatase produces MSAWNAAQRADFRGPLDVTRAATAVLDAQDMVIGWSPAAGDLLGYRPQEIVGQPLGIFLPPRPADALPPLPPSEGPVPAPVATFRGNEIRVARHRDGHDLLVATAVCPLPGPGAAHRVLVATELKDLRVWESRLALLHGLATQSPVGLAIYGTDLRLVWCNVAYEREIGRPFDEFRGLRADELYSGGRFITRGYPRTLEAVMRHVLDTGEPVLDLHFLGRPPSDPDTEHLWSCSYYRLQDPDGHVFGVCEDAFDITDRYKAQQGLSLLVEAGRGIGTALDVLVTAEKITEVAVPEFAAAVTVDLATAVLEGEVPAAGGPAVMALVRVAGRPAGDGGQPGDGGPGGPPDSEPDADSEPDADSEPDADSEPDAGGEQGVGGEPGGRGDARAARDAPAEPPGQRPTVVYPPGSPQHRSLSSGGLVLDDTTLVVPLRTGNSTLGLVTFVRAADAATFDSGEIALADELVARTAVSIDNARRFTRERTAALALQRQLLPQHVPRQSAVDLAYRYLPTDDLSGVGGDWFDVIPLSGTRVGLVVGDVVGHGLQAAATMGRLRTTVRAFAQMDMAPDELLTRLDDLVGQSAEEQWGELGSLDGAFDDVTTGATCLYAVYDPVSRRCVMARAGHLPPAVVHPDGRLSFPDLPAGPPLGLGGLPFESMEMELPVGSLLALFTDGLVEARDRDIDHGLETLGRVLGDRHASLEELCDRAVAQLLPGGTTADDTALLLVRTRELGTTQVAEWELPAEPVAPGRARELATRQLQEWGMDELSFATELVVSELVTNAVRYAAGPLHLRLIRDRTLLCEVADTGHTSPHLRHSGDDDEGGRGLFIVAQLVQRWGTRYTRSGKTIWTELAFPTTE; encoded by the coding sequence ATGAGTGCGTGGAACGCGGCGCAGCGTGCCGACTTCCGTGGTCCCCTCGACGTCACAAGGGCGGCCACGGCGGTCCTCGACGCCCAGGACATGGTCATCGGATGGAGCCCCGCAGCCGGGGATCTGCTCGGCTACCGGCCCCAGGAGATCGTCGGACAGCCGCTCGGGATCTTCCTGCCGCCCCGGCCGGCCGACGCTCTGCCGCCCCTTCCGCCGTCGGAGGGGCCCGTGCCGGCGCCGGTGGCCACGTTCCGGGGCAACGAGATCCGGGTGGCCAGGCACCGGGACGGGCACGACCTGCTGGTCGCGACCGCGGTGTGCCCCCTGCCGGGCCCCGGCGCGGCCCACCGCGTCCTCGTCGCCACGGAGCTGAAGGACCTGAGGGTGTGGGAGTCCCGGCTGGCGCTGCTGCACGGGCTGGCCACCCAGTCGCCCGTCGGCCTGGCCATCTACGGGACCGATCTGCGCCTGGTCTGGTGCAATGTGGCGTACGAACGGGAGATCGGCAGGCCGTTCGACGAGTTCAGGGGTTTGCGGGCGGACGAGCTCTACTCCGGGGGACGGTTCATCACCCGGGGCTATCCGCGCACCCTCGAAGCGGTCATGCGCCATGTGCTGGACACCGGCGAGCCCGTACTCGACCTGCACTTCCTCGGCCGCCCGCCCAGTGACCCGGACACGGAACACCTCTGGTCCTGCTCCTACTACCGGCTCCAGGACCCGGACGGGCATGTGTTCGGGGTGTGCGAGGACGCCTTCGACATCACCGACCGCTACAAGGCCCAGCAGGGGCTTTCCCTGCTCGTCGAGGCGGGCCGCGGCATCGGTACCGCCCTCGACGTGCTGGTCACCGCCGAGAAGATCACCGAGGTCGCGGTCCCGGAGTTCGCCGCGGCCGTCACGGTGGATCTCGCGACGGCGGTACTGGAGGGCGAGGTGCCGGCCGCCGGCGGCCCGGCCGTGATGGCTCTCGTCCGCGTCGCCGGCCGGCCGGCCGGCGACGGCGGGCAGCCCGGTGACGGCGGACCGGGAGGGCCGCCCGACAGCGAACCGGACGCCGACAGCGAACCGGACGCCGACAGCGAACCGGACGCCGACAGCGAACCGGACGCCGGCGGGGAGCAGGGCGTCGGCGGGGAGCCGGGCGGGCGGGGTGACGCGCGCGCCGCCCGGGACGCGCCGGCCGAGCCGCCGGGGCAGCGTCCCACCGTCGTCTACCCGCCGGGTTCGCCGCAGCACCGCAGCCTCTCCTCGGGCGGCCTCGTGCTCGACGACACGACCCTCGTCGTGCCGTTGCGGACCGGAAACAGCACCCTGGGCCTCGTCACGTTCGTCCGCGCCGCGGACGCCGCCACCTTCGACAGCGGTGAGATCGCGCTGGCCGACGAACTGGTCGCCCGTACGGCCGTGTCCATCGACAACGCCCGCCGCTTCACCCGCGAACGCACCGCTGCCCTCGCCCTCCAGCGCCAGCTGCTGCCGCAGCACGTGCCGCGGCAGTCGGCGGTCGACCTGGCCTACCGCTACCTGCCCACGGACGACCTGTCAGGCGTCGGCGGCGACTGGTTCGACGTCATCCCGCTGTCCGGCACCCGGGTCGGACTCGTCGTCGGTGACGTGGTCGGCCACGGCCTCCAGGCGGCGGCCACCATGGGACGGCTGCGCACGACCGTACGCGCGTTCGCCCAGATGGACATGGCTCCCGACGAACTGCTGACCCGGCTCGACGACCTGGTGGGGCAGTCGGCGGAGGAACAGTGGGGCGAGCTCGGCTCGCTCGACGGCGCCTTCGACGACGTGACCACCGGGGCGACCTGCCTCTACGCGGTCTACGACCCCGTCTCACGACGGTGCGTCATGGCCCGCGCCGGGCACCTGCCGCCGGCGGTCGTGCACCCGGACGGACGCCTGTCGTTCCCCGACCTGCCGGCCGGCCCGCCGCTGGGGCTCGGCGGCCTCCCGTTCGAGTCCATGGAGATGGAACTCCCGGTGGGCAGCCTGCTGGCCCTCTTCACCGACGGCCTCGTGGAGGCACGCGACCGCGACATCGACCACGGCCTGGAGACCCTGGGACGCGTACTCGGCGACCGGCACGCGTCGCTGGAAGAACTCTGCGACCGCGCCGTCGCCCAGCTCCTTCCGGGCGGCACCACCGCCGACGACACGGCCCTGCTGCTCGTCCGCACCCGCGAACTCGGCACCACTCAGGTCGCCGAATGGGAACTGCCCGCCGAACCGGTCGCGCCGGGCCGGGCCCGGGAGCTGGCGACACGACAGCTCCAGGAGTGGGGCATGGACGAGCTGTCGTTCGCCACCGAACTGGTCGTCAGCGAGCTGGTCACCAACGCGGTACGGTACGCCGCCGGGCCGCTCCACCTGCGCCTCATCCGCGACCGCACGCTCCTGTGCGAGGTCGCGGACACCGGCCACACGTCACCGCACCTGCGCCACAGCGGGGACGACGACGAGGGCGGCCGGGGCCTGTTCATCGTCGCCCAGCTCGTCCAGCGGTGGGGCACGCGCTACACCCGCTCGGGCAAGACCATCTGGACCGAACTGGCCTTCCCCACCACGGAATGA
- the rsgA gene encoding ribosome small subunit-dependent GTPase A gives MSHASLHTSSSTTSDAQRSLAPYGWDAGWEAEFAPYAAQGLLPGRVVRVDRGQCDIHTADGVVRADTTYVTPHDPLRVVCTGDWVAVDPVGDPRFVRAYLPRRTAFVRSTSSSRSEGQILAANVDHAIIAVSLAVELDLGRIERFLALAWESGAQPLVVLTKSDLVPDATGLSYLVDDVETTAPGVQVLPVSSATGDGIDVLTAVVSGGTSVLLGVSGAGKSTLANALLGADVMEVQAIRDVDGKGRHTTTTRNLLALPGGGVLIDTPGLRGVGLWDAEAGVGQVFAEIEELAARCRFHDCAHESEPGCAVLAALEEGTLPVRRLESYRKLLRENRRIVAKTDARLRAEMGREWRMKSAEGRANFAAKRAGGRR, from the coding sequence TTGTCCCACGCTTCGCTCCACACGTCTTCCTCCACCACTTCTGATGCCCAGCGCTCCCTCGCCCCCTACGGCTGGGACGCGGGATGGGAAGCCGAGTTCGCTCCGTACGCCGCGCAGGGGCTGCTGCCCGGCCGTGTCGTACGGGTCGACCGCGGCCAGTGCGACATCCACACCGCCGACGGCGTCGTACGCGCCGACACCACCTATGTGACGCCGCACGACCCGCTGCGGGTCGTCTGCACCGGCGACTGGGTCGCCGTCGACCCCGTCGGCGACCCCCGGTTCGTACGGGCGTACCTGCCGCGCCGCACCGCTTTCGTACGCTCCACCTCCTCCTCCCGGTCCGAGGGACAGATCCTCGCGGCCAACGTCGACCACGCGATCATCGCGGTCTCGCTCGCCGTCGAGCTGGACCTCGGACGGATCGAGCGCTTCCTGGCCCTGGCCTGGGAGTCGGGCGCACAGCCGCTGGTCGTCCTCACCAAGTCCGACCTCGTGCCGGACGCCACCGGGCTCTCGTACCTCGTCGACGACGTGGAGACCACCGCGCCCGGCGTCCAGGTACTGCCCGTCAGTTCTGCCACCGGTGACGGCATCGACGTACTCACCGCTGTCGTCTCGGGCGGCACGAGCGTGCTGCTCGGAGTGTCCGGCGCGGGCAAATCGACGCTGGCCAACGCGCTGCTCGGCGCCGACGTCATGGAGGTGCAGGCCATCCGTGACGTCGACGGCAAGGGCCGGCACACGACCACCACCCGCAACCTCCTCGCCCTGCCCGGCGGGGGAGTCCTCATCGACACGCCCGGGCTGCGGGGCGTGGGGCTGTGGGACGCCGAGGCCGGTGTCGGGCAGGTCTTCGCCGAGATCGAGGAACTGGCGGCCCGGTGCCGGTTCCACGACTGCGCCCACGAATCGGAGCCCGGCTGCGCCGTGCTGGCGGCGCTGGAGGAGGGCACGCTGCCGGTGCGCCGGTTGGAGAGCTACCGCAAACTGCTGCGGGAGAACCGGCGCATCGTCGCCAAGACCGACGCCAGGCTGCGGGCGGAGATGGGCCGCGAGTGGCGGATGAAGTCCGCCGAGGGCCGCGCCAACTTCGCCGCGAAGCGCGCCGGGGGCCGGCGCTAG
- a CDS encoding class I SAM-dependent methyltransferase, producing the protein MTLTGRYVHAWESYWEDTPGTPGAAIWDTDPSLTAAPHLELFSPYADAALPVVDVGCGNGTQTRYLARHFTRAVGIDVSHAGIAHARRADTGRTVDFRQTDATDTDAVRALHERLGDSNVYLRAVMHQSDPPDRPLIAAAVAELVGERGRAFVAELTSGAKTVLRELVRAPGGPPPKLARVFAHGLRPADSADHEVPDLLRASGLTVLAEGRTALAQTEFRADGSRIELPAQWLIVGRTG; encoded by the coding sequence ATGACTCTGACCGGCCGTTACGTGCACGCTTGGGAGAGCTACTGGGAGGACACGCCGGGCACCCCCGGCGCGGCGATCTGGGACACCGATCCGTCGCTGACCGCCGCCCCCCATCTGGAGCTGTTCTCGCCGTACGCCGACGCGGCTCTGCCCGTGGTCGACGTCGGCTGCGGCAACGGCACACAGACCCGCTATCTGGCACGCCATTTCACCCGTGCGGTGGGCATCGACGTCTCGCACGCCGGGATAGCCCACGCGCGCAGGGCGGACACCGGGCGGACGGTCGACTTCAGGCAGACCGACGCGACCGACACGGACGCCGTGCGCGCCCTGCACGAGCGGCTCGGTGACAGCAACGTCTACCTGCGGGCCGTGATGCACCAGAGCGATCCGCCCGACCGGCCTCTGATCGCGGCCGCGGTCGCGGAGCTGGTGGGGGAGCGGGGGCGCGCCTTCGTGGCGGAGCTGACCTCCGGGGCGAAGACCGTACTGCGGGAACTCGTGCGGGCGCCCGGCGGGCCGCCGCCGAAGCTGGCACGGGTCTTCGCGCACGGGCTGCGGCCCGCGGATTCCGCCGACCACGAAGTACCGGACCTGCTGCGCGCCTCGGGGCTCACCGTCCTGGCCGAGGGCCGTACGGCGCTCGCCCAGACGGAGTTCCGGGCGGACGGCAGCCGCATAGAGCTGCCCGCGCAGTGGCTGATAGTGGGCCGTACGGGCTGA